A window of Terriglobus sp. RCC_193 contains these coding sequences:
- a CDS encoding alpha-glucuronidase family glycosyl hydrolase has translation MLRTLQRLALGTFASLSFAVAAFGQTPAPSAVGWLRYVIPPDPPRYHDMPHAVALLGDANGHAAPEEETAAEELDRGLGHMVAGTDILLRRIDPRNDAIILGTPESLRRAGLSRIAPGWVDKPVPEEGFRIVHLRNGIRQWWVLEGGSPRAELYAAFRFAALVTEDRQLPDELAESPRFPLRAIQMEGPTPEDGVLRQYGRLLASVGINGVVLNCNAQQKAEAARLFRPYGIRVWSSAADLEAERNLRLQDSSFADAPMSGLAPESGGKERRAAQFLLLPGGLRQPVTPLHAWQMTLRTPVAAHLSGAVGTLSQEAVLPLLEQPLLQASLYAFGRFAWNPEESRDSIVDQWARQTWGDDARIFGVAKKIVLDSEASYAGITSPLGLPRLGTEHGPDPTSSDTTHPLADREGIGAARLQSAGFSPEFQQEYANPSSTPPEWLLLLHRVPLSFRIRDGQTVTQAVYDAAFTGASAAANADDDWDETRDLLEPERWMPTHLLLQDNTRRAEIWREAVTDWLLRVTGQPDTLGFAGKHAGRIEAETMTLKGYHTVFTEDKEGSSGGAYIACSLSDCSASTEFRGEENVYRVEVGYFDAPQTSQRFVLRINGAVVDTWTSAVRGAQPGGVSAERFARNGVRLKPGDRIEIHSTGTLDFLEITRDPRWN, from the coding sequence ATGTTGCGAACGCTGCAAAGACTGGCACTGGGAACGTTTGCGAGCCTGTCTTTTGCCGTCGCTGCCTTTGGCCAGACACCCGCTCCCTCCGCAGTCGGCTGGCTGCGTTATGTCATTCCGCCAGACCCGCCCCGTTACCACGACATGCCTCATGCCGTGGCGCTCCTGGGCGATGCCAACGGCCATGCCGCACCAGAGGAAGAGACTGCTGCTGAAGAGCTGGATCGTGGCCTGGGCCACATGGTTGCCGGGACGGACATCCTGCTGCGCCGCATTGACCCGCGCAACGACGCCATCATCCTTGGCACGCCAGAGTCTCTGCGCCGCGCTGGCCTGAGCCGCATTGCACCTGGATGGGTGGACAAGCCCGTACCGGAAGAAGGCTTCCGCATTGTCCATCTGCGCAACGGCATACGGCAGTGGTGGGTGCTGGAGGGTGGATCGCCCCGCGCGGAGCTGTACGCCGCCTTCCGCTTCGCCGCACTGGTCACGGAAGACCGTCAATTGCCGGACGAGCTTGCGGAATCGCCCCGCTTCCCGCTTCGAGCGATCCAGATGGAAGGCCCAACCCCGGAGGACGGCGTACTTCGTCAGTACGGACGGCTGCTCGCCTCGGTTGGCATTAACGGTGTCGTTCTGAACTGCAATGCGCAACAGAAGGCTGAGGCTGCGCGCCTGTTCCGTCCGTATGGCATTCGCGTCTGGTCCAGCGCTGCGGATCTGGAGGCCGAGCGAAACCTTCGTCTTCAGGACAGCAGCTTTGCCGACGCTCCCATGAGCGGCCTTGCGCCCGAGAGCGGCGGGAAGGAACGCCGTGCGGCGCAATTCCTCCTGCTTCCCGGTGGCCTTCGCCAGCCCGTCACGCCGCTACATGCGTGGCAGATGACTTTGCGCACTCCGGTTGCAGCCCATCTCAGTGGCGCAGTCGGCACTCTTTCGCAGGAGGCCGTACTGCCGCTGCTGGAACAGCCATTGCTCCAGGCCAGCCTGTATGCCTTCGGTCGGTTCGCGTGGAACCCGGAAGAGTCGCGCGACAGCATCGTGGACCAATGGGCTCGCCAGACGTGGGGTGACGACGCCCGCATCTTTGGCGTGGCGAAGAAGATCGTACTCGACAGCGAAGCCAGCTATGCCGGCATCACATCGCCGCTGGGGCTGCCGCGCCTGGGCACGGAGCATGGCCCCGATCCGACGTCATCAGACACAACACATCCGCTGGCAGACCGCGAGGGCATTGGCGCAGCACGCCTGCAATCCGCCGGGTTCTCGCCGGAATTTCAGCAGGAGTATGCAAACCCTTCCTCCACACCGCCGGAATGGCTGCTGCTGCTTCATCGCGTACCGCTTAGCTTCCGTATCCGCGACGGCCAGACCGTAACGCAGGCAGTGTATGACGCTGCTTTCACCGGCGCATCCGCCGCAGCCAACGCCGACGACGACTGGGATGAAACCCGAGACCTTCTGGAACCGGAACGGTGGATGCCGACACATCTCCTGCTGCAGGACAACACACGCCGCGCAGAGATATGGCGTGAGGCAGTGACCGATTGGCTGCTACGTGTGACCGGCCAACCCGACACGCTGGGCTTTGCAGGCAAGCATGCAGGCCGTATCGAAGCGGAAACCATGACGCTGAAGGGCTACCACACGGTCTTTACCGAAGATAAAGAAGGCTCCTCCGGCGGCGCTTACATTGCCTGTTCGCTGTCCGACTGCTCCGCCAGCACAGAGTTCCGCGGCGAAGAGAATGTCTATCGCGTTGAGGTGGGCTACTTCGACGCACCGCAGACATCGCAGCGGTTTGTGCTTCGCATTAATGGGGCGGTGGTGGATACGTGGACGTCCGCAGTACGCGGTGCCCAGCCCGGCGGTGTCTCTGCGGAACGATTTGCCCGCAACGGCGTCCGCCTGAAACCGGGCGACCGCATTGAAATTCACAGCACCGGCACGCTGGATTTCCTGGAAATCACACGCGATCCACGCTGGAACTGA
- a CDS encoding type I phosphomannose isomerase catalytic subunit gives MSTLNPFRLHPSFSERTWGRRDLKPWYPDSAERDAQHKEPIGEAWLTGPQSLVNDGDYAGETLASLAGKEPDALLGKLANEKEFPLLMKLLFPDDKLSVQVHPNDEEAAALNIGRGKTECWYILEAEPGATVACGLKHGTTLESLRDAIGNGTAENLLEHIPVVAGDMVFVDAGTVHAIGPGVTILETQQTSDTTYRLYDYGRPRELHVDKGLAVSKVVTRAGKVEPKRITVDGREGRRLIQEQYFTVDSFLLKIGDTIQFENPGNKPYCLTAVRGDAQVMVAGESMTELPASSSVIVPADVDCVTVRADSALELVRATP, from the coding sequence ATGAGCACTCTCAATCCATTTCGTCTGCATCCGTCCTTTTCCGAACGCACATGGGGTCGACGCGACCTGAAGCCCTGGTATCCCGACTCTGCCGAGCGCGATGCGCAACACAAAGAGCCGATTGGCGAGGCGTGGCTGACCGGGCCGCAGTCCCTTGTAAACGACGGCGATTATGCAGGTGAAACGCTCGCATCACTGGCAGGAAAAGAACCGGACGCATTGCTGGGAAAGCTGGCAAACGAAAAAGAATTTCCGCTGCTGATGAAGCTGCTGTTTCCGGATGACAAGCTGTCCGTGCAGGTGCATCCGAACGACGAAGAAGCCGCTGCACTGAACATTGGTCGTGGCAAGACAGAGTGCTGGTACATTCTTGAGGCTGAACCGGGAGCCACCGTGGCCTGCGGGCTGAAGCATGGCACCACGCTGGAGTCACTGCGTGATGCCATTGGCAATGGCACAGCCGAAAATCTTCTGGAACATATCCCTGTCGTCGCGGGCGATATGGTGTTTGTGGATGCGGGAACGGTTCACGCCATTGGGCCGGGCGTGACCATTCTGGAGACGCAGCAAACTTCTGACACAACGTATCGCCTGTACGACTACGGTCGTCCGCGCGAACTGCACGTCGACAAAGGACTCGCTGTGAGCAAAGTCGTAACGCGCGCAGGAAAAGTCGAACCGAAACGCATCACCGTGGATGGACGTGAAGGCAGGCGGCTGATCCAGGAACAGTACTTCACCGTGGACAGCTTCTTGCTGAAGATTGGCGACACCATCCAGTTTGAGAATCCCGGCAACAAGCCCTATTGCCTGACTGCTGTTCGCGGCGATGCGCAGGTGATGGTGGCCGGTGAGTCCATGACAGAGCTTCCGGCGAGCAGCTCTGTGATTGTGCCTGCGGATGTGGATTGTGTGACGGTGCGAGCTGACAGTGCGCTGGAACTGGTGCGCGCCACGCCGTAA
- a CDS encoding UDP-glucose--hexose-1-phosphate uridylyltransferase, translating to MNPLLLTTPHRRWNPLRGEWVLVSPHRTQRPWQGQTEDAAVPQSPQYDPSCYLCPGNPRAGGEHTPHYTGTYVFTNDYAALKPDAEIITEEDGLLHAETERGICRVLCFSPRHDLTLATMDVPSIRGVVDVWAAQEEELAANPDIRYVQIFENRGAMMGASNPHPHGQIWATEHIPNEPATELRTQKKYFVKHGETMLHAYLQKELEKGERVVAQNDTWVVVIPFWAVWPFETLVLPRDPVASMRTLTEAQRNGLADILKTLTAGYNRVFDAPFPYSMGFHPAPCDGEEHPEWQLHAHFYPPLLRSATVRKFMVGFELLGSPQRDITPESAAATLRNVMR from the coding sequence ATGAACCCGTTACTTCTGACAACGCCGCATCGCCGCTGGAATCCGCTTCGTGGAGAGTGGGTGCTGGTATCGCCGCATCGCACGCAGCGTCCGTGGCAGGGACAGACGGAAGACGCCGCTGTGCCGCAGTCGCCGCAGTATGATCCGTCGTGCTATCTGTGCCCCGGCAATCCGCGCGCAGGTGGCGAGCACACGCCGCATTACACCGGCACCTACGTTTTCACCAATGATTACGCGGCCCTGAAGCCAGACGCAGAAATCATCACGGAAGAGGATGGCCTGTTGCATGCCGAGACGGAGCGCGGCATCTGTCGTGTGTTGTGCTTCAGCCCGCGGCACGACCTGACACTGGCAACGATGGATGTGCCTTCGATTCGCGGCGTGGTGGATGTGTGGGCCGCGCAGGAAGAAGAACTGGCTGCGAACCCCGACATTCGCTATGTGCAGATATTTGAAAATCGCGGCGCAATGATGGGTGCCAGCAATCCGCATCCGCACGGCCAGATCTGGGCCACCGAACACATCCCCAACGAGCCCGCAACGGAGCTGCGCACGCAGAAGAAATACTTCGTGAAGCACGGCGAAACCATGTTGCATGCCTATCTGCAGAAGGAACTGGAAAAGGGCGAACGCGTGGTTGCACAGAACGACACGTGGGTTGTGGTGATCCCGTTCTGGGCCGTGTGGCCGTTTGAAACACTGGTGCTGCCACGCGACCCTGTCGCTTCCATGCGCACGCTTACTGAAGCACAGCGCAATGGGCTGGCGGATATTCTGAAGACGCTCACCGCTGGTTACAACCGCGTCTTCGATGCGCCGTTCCCGTATTCGATGGGCTTTCATCCCGCGCCGTGCGATGGCGAAGAACATCCGGAGTGGCAGCTGCATGCGCATTTCTATCCGCCGCTGCTGCGGTCGGCCACGGTGCGCAAATTCATGGTGGGATTTGAACTGTTGGGATCGCCGCAGCGCGACATCACACCGGAAAGCGCCGCAGCCACGCTGCGCAATGTGATGCGCTAA
- the galK gene encoding galactokinase translates to MTSAIFTNAPGRVNLLGEHTDYTGGLVLPMAIPFATKASVTAAAEGYVFTSTAFPGEHASSRDEKAIGAWSDYPAGVLHELWALGMDVPPFRMELDGNVPLGAGLSSSASIEVATAVALLRHAGTMLETKEIALLCQRAENRFVGSPCGIMDQFVVTAATAGHALLLNTRTLTYELLPMNTGNLAQCSIVIANSMVRHSVATGDYGVRRRELEEGQAIIRTRFPEAEDLGRATTEQLEAVRASLSNNVYKRCKHVITENARVREAEVAMKAGDAVKLGELMNGSHASQRDDFEDSVAEIDFLAATAITLPGCYGARLTGGGFGGCTVSLVASDAVPQFTAQLAAAYKDHFNIEAEIYVCTPADGALAQLERAQ, encoded by the coding sequence TTGACATCCGCAATTTTTACAAACGCACCGGGTCGTGTGAACCTGCTGGGTGAACACACCGATTACACCGGTGGGTTGGTTCTGCCCATGGCAATTCCTTTCGCAACGAAGGCCAGCGTGACGGCTGCCGCGGAAGGTTATGTGTTCACCTCAACAGCATTTCCCGGAGAGCACGCCAGTTCGCGCGACGAGAAGGCCATCGGCGCATGGAGCGACTATCCCGCAGGCGTGCTGCATGAGTTGTGGGCGCTGGGTATGGATGTGCCACCCTTCCGCATGGAACTGGACGGCAATGTGCCGCTGGGTGCGGGATTAAGTTCATCGGCCTCCATTGAAGTGGCCACTGCCGTTGCGTTGCTGCGCCATGCGGGAACAATGCTTGAGACGAAGGAGATTGCGCTGCTGTGCCAGCGTGCAGAGAATCGGTTCGTCGGTTCACCCTGCGGCATCATGGACCAGTTCGTTGTGACTGCGGCAACCGCAGGACACGCGCTGCTGCTGAATACGCGCACGCTTACATACGAGCTGCTGCCGATGAACACCGGCAACCTGGCGCAGTGCAGCATTGTGATTGCCAACAGCATGGTTCGGCACTCCGTGGCCACGGGCGATTACGGTGTGCGACGTCGCGAATTGGAAGAGGGACAAGCCATCATTCGCACGCGCTTTCCTGAAGCGGAAGACCTTGGGCGTGCGACGACAGAACAGTTGGAAGCGGTACGCGCCAGCCTGAGCAACAACGTGTACAAGCGGTGCAAACATGTCATTACAGAGAATGCGCGTGTGCGTGAAGCAGAGGTTGCCATGAAGGCAGGCGATGCTGTGAAGCTGGGCGAGCTGATGAATGGATCGCATGCCAGCCAGCGCGACGACTTTGAAGACAGCGTTGCAGAAATTGATTTCCTCGCAGCCACGGCGATCACGCTGCCCGGTTGCTATGGTGCACGACTGACCGGCGGTGGCTTTGGCGGCTGCACCGTGAGCCTTGTTGCATCGGACGCTGTGCCGCAATTCACCGCACAGCTTGCCGCGGCTTACAAAGACCACTTCAACATCGAAGCTGAGATTTACGTCTGCACACCGGCAGATGGCGCTCTGGCGCAACTGGAGCGTGCGCAATGA
- a CDS encoding glycoside hydrolase family 27 protein codes for MRRIVFALLASALSLSAVAQTKPAAQTTLAATPPMGWNSWNWFAGKVTQDDVKAAADLIVSSGMRDAGYVYVNIDDTWEGKRDANGVLHTNEKFPDMKALADYVHSKGLKLGIYSSPGDQTCAKYEGSLGHEQQDADLYASWGIDYLKYDLCGFRKEMNGKAPDDKLKQNQMMHDAYEKMHQALVKTGRPIIYSLCQYGFDSVWQWGPSVGANLWRTTGDVQANWASIALIAKTQIGLGKYAGPGHWNDPDMLEVGNGKLTPDENRAHMGMWSMLAAPLLAGNNLTQLSPEVTGILTNREVIAINQDKLGKQAERVYQEGPIEIWSRPLADGGVALAVINFGEDENFVRGISLHLKEAGVKPGMKAHDIWNAKDLGAIKDDYKYSLKRHQMLLLRFSK; via the coding sequence ATGCGACGTATTGTCTTTGCCTTGCTTGCTTCCGCACTTTCCTTGTCTGCCGTGGCGCAGACCAAACCCGCAGCACAAACCACGCTGGCAGCCACACCGCCTATGGGATGGAACTCGTGGAACTGGTTCGCCGGAAAGGTGACGCAGGACGACGTAAAGGCCGCAGCGGACCTCATCGTCTCCAGCGGTATGCGCGATGCGGGCTATGTCTACGTGAATATTGACGATACCTGGGAAGGCAAGCGCGACGCGAACGGCGTGCTGCACACCAACGAGAAGTTCCCGGACATGAAGGCGCTGGCTGACTATGTGCACAGCAAGGGCCTGAAGCTGGGCATCTACTCCAGCCCCGGCGACCAGACCTGCGCGAAGTACGAGGGTAGCCTGGGCCATGAGCAGCAGGACGCCGATCTGTATGCCTCGTGGGGTATCGACTACCTCAAGTACGATCTCTGCGGATTCCGCAAGGAGATGAATGGCAAGGCGCCGGATGACAAGCTGAAGCAGAACCAGATGATGCACGATGCTTACGAGAAAATGCATCAGGCACTGGTGAAGACGGGCCGTCCCATCATCTACAGCCTGTGCCAGTACGGCTTCGATTCCGTGTGGCAGTGGGGACCGTCTGTGGGCGCGAACCTGTGGCGCACTACGGGCGACGTACAAGCCAACTGGGCCTCCATCGCGCTCATTGCGAAGACGCAGATCGGACTTGGCAAGTACGCTGGCCCCGGCCACTGGAACGACCCGGACATGCTGGAAGTGGGCAACGGCAAACTTACGCCGGATGAAAACCGCGCACACATGGGCATGTGGTCTATGCTGGCCGCGCCGCTGCTCGCGGGCAACAACCTGACGCAGCTTTCACCGGAAGTCACCGGCATTCTGACGAATCGCGAAGTCATCGCGATCAATCAGGACAAGCTGGGCAAGCAGGCCGAGCGTGTCTACCAGGAAGGACCCATCGAAATCTGGTCGCGCCCGCTGGCAGATGGCGGTGTGGCGCTTGCCGTCATCAACTTTGGCGAAGATGAAAACTTTGTGCGTGGCATCTCGCTGCACCTGAAAGAAGCGGGTGTAAAGCCGGGCATGAAGGCGCACGATATCTGGAATGCAAAGGATCTGGGCGCGATCAAGGACGACTACAAGTATTCACTGAAGCGCCACCAGATGCTGCTGCTGCGTTTTTCGAAGTAA
- a CDS encoding TonB-dependent receptor domain-containing protein, translating to MPAALAQDASTGALNGVVRDPNGAAIPAVSLTLRDVHTGQQRTLQSDRLGEFFFPSLAPGSYVLSAAAAGFNSLQVDAVDVAVGKTMRLLPRMQMGGVRQTVEVSASPAVEFDSPLNANLSPQQLQMLPLDGRRFQSLAVLTPLVAAEDADVVLNPAEESAPEAVGDTDNARLSVRAQDPALNRFTLNGADHTRQFDMQPRGGSALPFAITQEAVQEFGVRAVADADALQPHGAGGSLRTVTCRGGEDIHGAAFFLIRNSAGNAANPFSITTRYNNGSPTTTLVKPRDQREQFGGSLGGRLGLRGAYGFVAVDGQRRSFPAMSSPSDSAFYSLTSVQRALLANRGVSAAAIAKGLAYIDSLSGTLDRHANETSLFPRLDWDTARSNTSVQWNRVRFDSAAGQNALPVVARGRGSIGSIRTEGDDVLLHTTTMLHPRWSVDARVGYNRDVTYAESPTPLPQEPHTGPGGSAPQVDLSNAFSFGSAPVTGLRRLPDERNAEAAITLRFHGRAHQVSMGTSLIATDERIAGSEANNGRYLYANSTAAGHAGALVDFLTDYTYNASSYPNGGCPSIYSQPHYFCFSNFTQTFGSVPETRFHTAEWSAFVSDRWRVTPRLHINAGVRYEWDRLPPPQHPNASIDAVFGSFVATQTMPSDTNNLAPFAGISYAPTSSTVVRVGYGFQFSSIPGTTIQRALANTAQTASQTQLRITPRTIIDPACASYGTNFGYPATYTCAPFGPLASTGAAWAFSRSFQMPAVQTAELSVSQQVAARTHVSGSYVLALSRELTDTVDLNIAPSTANIAFRIVRNGGEEGARGGELFHVPLYTARKTSAFGPVTAILSDGNGTYHAMALTLQHQTPRTLTLRASWTYSKSLDTVRTGPTARNENAHFDPYSPLYDRAPSNFDHRHRVTMLAVWQPHLDSTHAALRHVVNGWSLSPVLLFQSGRPYSYNLSGGSSLPGGRESLNNSGGANYLPSLGRNTLRLPWTENVDLSLSRAFALVHDRAHLRLMMQAYNLLNHVNVTTVEQRAFLVGSAGTDGVVPFMFQDATTIAAEGLTGKPFGMASQSANSPTRERRLQAGLRLEW from the coding sequence ATGCCTGCTGCACTGGCGCAGGATGCGTCTACAGGCGCACTGAATGGCGTGGTGCGCGATCCCAATGGGGCCGCGATCCCCGCGGTTAGTCTGACGCTGCGCGATGTACACACGGGCCAGCAACGTACGCTGCAGTCAGATCGTCTGGGCGAGTTTTTCTTTCCATCGCTCGCGCCAGGAAGTTACGTGCTTTCCGCTGCGGCAGCAGGGTTCAACTCATTACAGGTCGATGCGGTGGATGTCGCCGTTGGCAAGACGATGCGGCTTCTGCCGCGCATGCAGATGGGTGGAGTGCGTCAGACGGTGGAGGTCAGCGCATCTCCCGCTGTGGAGTTTGATTCTCCGTTGAATGCAAATCTGTCACCGCAGCAGTTGCAGATGCTGCCGTTGGATGGTCGCAGATTCCAATCGCTGGCAGTGCTCACACCGCTGGTTGCAGCGGAAGACGCGGATGTGGTGCTGAATCCTGCCGAAGAAAGTGCACCGGAGGCTGTGGGAGATACCGATAATGCCCGACTGTCTGTGCGTGCGCAGGACCCGGCTCTGAACCGCTTCACACTGAACGGCGCGGACCACACGCGGCAGTTTGACATGCAGCCGCGCGGCGGCAGTGCTCTGCCCTTCGCCATCACGCAGGAGGCGGTGCAGGAATTCGGTGTGCGCGCCGTGGCGGATGCGGATGCCTTGCAACCGCATGGCGCGGGCGGCAGCTTGCGGACCGTCACATGTCGCGGTGGCGAGGATATTCACGGCGCAGCGTTCTTCCTGATCCGCAACAGCGCGGGGAACGCGGCGAATCCTTTCAGCATAACGACTCGTTACAACAATGGATCGCCCACAACGACGCTGGTGAAGCCGCGCGATCAACGCGAACAATTCGGCGGTTCTCTTGGTGGCAGGTTGGGGCTGCGCGGAGCCTATGGCTTTGTTGCCGTGGATGGTCAACGCAGAAGCTTTCCTGCTATGTCCAGCCCGTCAGACAGCGCGTTTTATTCGCTGACTTCGGTGCAGCGCGCGCTGCTGGCAAATCGCGGTGTCAGTGCCGCCGCCATTGCGAAGGGCCTGGCCTATATCGACAGCCTCAGTGGCACGCTGGATCGCCATGCAAACGAGACGTCGCTGTTCCCGCGACTGGATTGGGATACCGCACGCAGCAACACATCTGTGCAATGGAACCGTGTGCGCTTCGATTCTGCAGCGGGGCAGAATGCTCTGCCTGTGGTGGCGCGTGGACGCGGCAGCATCGGCAGCATTCGTACGGAAGGTGACGACGTGCTCTTGCACACGACCACCATGCTGCATCCGCGATGGAGTGTCGATGCGCGCGTTGGCTACAATCGCGATGTTACCTATGCGGAATCGCCGACGCCGTTGCCGCAGGAACCGCATACGGGGCCTGGTGGCAGCGCACCGCAGGTAGACCTGTCGAATGCTTTTTCGTTCGGTAGCGCTCCTGTTACCGGGCTGCGTAGATTGCCGGATGAACGCAATGCAGAGGCCGCGATCACGTTGCGTTTCCATGGACGCGCGCATCAGGTGAGTATGGGCACATCGTTGATCGCAACGGACGAACGCATTGCCGGAAGCGAAGCGAACAATGGCCGCTATCTTTATGCGAACTCCACTGCAGCGGGACATGCAGGTGCGCTGGTGGACTTCCTCACGGACTACACCTACAACGCCTCCAGCTATCCGAATGGCGGATGTCCGTCGATTTACTCGCAGCCACATTACTTCTGCTTTTCCAACTTCACGCAGACGTTCGGCAGCGTTCCAGAAACGCGTTTTCATACAGCGGAGTGGAGCGCGTTTGTGTCGGATCGCTGGCGTGTGACGCCGCGACTGCACATCAACGCAGGTGTGCGTTACGAGTGGGATCGGCTACCTCCACCGCAGCATCCGAACGCCAGTATTGACGCGGTCTTCGGAAGTTTTGTGGCGACGCAGACAATGCCGTCCGACACGAATAACCTCGCACCGTTCGCGGGCATCTCCTATGCGCCAACAAGCAGCACGGTGGTGCGTGTGGGCTATGGGTTTCAATTCTCCAGCATCCCCGGCACCACGATCCAGCGTGCGCTTGCCAACACCGCGCAGACTGCAAGCCAAACGCAGCTTCGCATTACACCGCGTACCATCATCGATCCTGCGTGTGCCTCGTATGGAACAAACTTTGGCTATCCCGCGACGTACACCTGCGCGCCGTTTGGACCGTTGGCTAGCACGGGCGCAGCTTGGGCTTTTTCGCGTTCATTTCAGATGCCAGCGGTGCAGACCGCAGAACTCTCTGTCTCGCAGCAGGTGGCCGCGCGAACCCATGTTTCAGGAAGCTACGTTCTTGCGCTGAGTCGTGAGCTGACAGACACCGTCGATCTCAACATCGCACCATCCACTGCAAACATCGCATTCCGCATTGTGCGCAATGGTGGTGAAGAGGGCGCCCGCGGCGGCGAACTGTTTCATGTGCCGCTGTACACCGCGCGCAAGACGTCCGCGTTCGGCCCTGTGACGGCGATCCTTTCCGATGGCAATGGAACGTATCACGCAATGGCGTTGACCTTGCAGCATCAGACGCCGCGCACACTCACCCTGCGTGCTTCGTGGACATACAGCAAGTCGCTGGATACCGTGCGGACTGGCCCCACGGCACGCAATGAGAACGCGCACTTCGATCCGTATAGTCCGCTGTATGACCGCGCGCCATCGAACTTCGATCATCGACATCGCGTGACCATGCTTGCGGTGTGGCAGCCGCATCTGGATAGCACCCATGCAGCGTTGCGGCATGTTGTGAATGGCTGGTCGCTCTCGCCGGTTCTGCTGTTTCAAAGCGGACGTCCTTACAGCTATAACCTCTCGGGTGGTTCGTCCTTGCCGGGAGGTCGCGAGAGCCTGAACAACTCCGGTGGCGCGAACTATCTCCCCAGCCTGGGTCGCAATACGCTGCGCCTGCCCTGGACGGAGAATGTCGATCTGAGCCTGTCGCGCGCCTTTGCCCTGGTGCATGATCGTGCGCATCTGCGCCTGATGATGCAGGCGTATAACCTGCTGAATCACGTCAACGTAACCACGGTGGAGCAGCGTGCATTTCTTGTGGGTTCTGCGGGCACGGATGGGGTGGTGCCGTTTATGTTTCAGGATGCAACAACCATTGCCGCGGAAGGACTAACGGGAAAGCCCTTTGGCATGGCCAGCCAGTCGGCAAACTCTCCCACACGCGAACGGCGTTTGCAGGCGGGTTTGCGGCTGGAGTGGTAA